The nucleotide sequence ggtaaggtTGGTACTTACGTTAAAGGTAAAGGGTTCCGATACGTTTATGACTACTGGTACTTTTCTGCGTTGAATTTCTTCTGAGCACGCTGGATTCCGCTTTGGCGGGTTTAAATTTTCTATCACATCTGGGTTCCACATCATTATGCATATCCCATACTAGGTTGGTTAGAGATCTTGGTCGACTAATACGTCTGGAACGTTTTTCCGGCAGTTTGGTACCGGTCGCCGAGTCAGCAGACGTTTTGCCGCCGGAATTACTCGAGTCTAAGGTACCATCCAGTTCCATGGCTTGTTGTAAATTACTTAAAGATTTATAACGTATATTAAAAATAGGCGAGCCGGATTTCAGCAATGGTGGATGCTCTTTCAATGGTGAAGAGCTCTTTTGTCTTAACAGTCTTCGGCTCTGTGAATTACCATTTTTAACGTATAACTTAGAAAACGACGTTCTATCGACGGCGTATTGTTGTTCTTCGGGTGGTGGCGCGCTCGTACATTTGATGGCTGGTTTTCGCGTACGCTTTTCCGCTTTCAAACCTGACTGGATGATTTTCACTTTTGGTATGGTTTCGATGGGAGGTGGTTCGGGTTTGACTACGGTGCCGACGGGCGACGACGACGTGTCCGTCGGCGATATGGCGATTACATCCGCGACGCATTCTTTTTCACCTTTAGCTATATGACTGGAATCTGATTCGGGAAATGGCGAACGTATATTTTTCGGTAATGGCGCGAAGCCGCGAACGTAATCGTATATCAAGTCTATTTCGTCATATTCCGAATTATGCGGTCGATTTTCAATATCGAACGGGTAATTGGCATTCGCGACGTCCGCTGATAAGCTTCTGGTGAGAAAGTAGCCGTTTTTCGACGGCAGCAGATTGCCGACGTTTTTCAAGGTTTTCATGTCGACCGAACGCGCATCCAAGACGTACGCTTTGTTAACATTTTCGGCGGCTAATTTGGTGCATTTTTCCAGCACCCTCTGATACTCTCTGGTATCTTTTAGGCAGTCTTCGTTACGCGCTTTTTGTAATTTAAGCGGCGCCGCTAATGGCAACGTTATCACGGAGCTAGTATCCTTTTGTAATGGCATCGCGAATACGTGTTCTTCCTCGAAAACGCACAGCAATCGAAGTTCCggtaaaaattggttcaaattctTGAACCCTTTGGGAGGACTACCATGTACTAAGCGCACGGTCACGGGCAGACGTTTCTGAAGCAGATTCTTCGCCGTGTGTACGCCGCTAATATTGTCTTCTTTCGCTAACGTGCTGAATCGACTCTTTTGATCCATACCCAACAGCACGATATCGCTGACTGAATCCAAAcatcgtaaaaattttattttcgaattacCTAATTGCACTTCGGCCTGAGGATAAAGCGTTTCGCCGGCGTTCACAATTCGAGCACCGTCGGCGACCAGAACTCCGTCATCGTCGTATCGACCAACTATCGCTCGTATCGAATCCCTGACCAAGCAACCGTTTTCCGATTTACGATGAGCTAGTTCGGCTACGCTTTCTAGACATCTCATACCTCGACCATCTTCGCTCAGAAGCTCGAAATATCCTTGGTAGGTATCGGGGATGACGAATTTGGGACCGACGCCCACCACTCTCCGGCCTTCTTTTATTTTAACCGCCTGAGCTAGTATTTTACGTCGTCTGCCGGCCGATATCAATAGGACAGTAGGCTGCACACATGGACTAGGTAAAGAAGGTACGCCGATTCCTCCGTATTGACCTTTAATAATTTTCGCAACCGCTGGTAGTCGATGCTTGGCGACGAATTCACGCAAATATAGTCCCTCTTCGGTCCAACGCGCCGCAGCTACCACAGCTTGCCCGTCTGTTGCTGCCATCGAATTCCGTAACTCGTATTATTACAGCATCTCCTGCGCAAACAAACAAACCGAACGTGAATTATTATTAAATGCATGACCATGGTCACGTttatatgtacatgtacattgtacagtcGTCTTGTAAAAATTAGATTGAAAGTGCAATTTCAGGA is from Planococcus citri chromosome 1, ihPlaCitr1.1, whole genome shotgun sequence and encodes:
- the sano gene encoding uncharacterized protein sano, which gives rise to MAATDGQAVVAAARWTEEGLYLREFVAKHRLPAVAKIIKGQYGGIGVPSLPSPCVQPTVLLISAGRRRKILAQAVKIKEGRRVVGVGPKFVIPDTYQGYFELLSEDGRGMRCLESVAELAHRKSENGCLVRDSIRAIVGRYDDDGVLVADGARIVNAGETLYPQAEVQLGNSKIKFLRCLDSVSDIVLLGMDQKSRFSTLAKEDNISGVHTAKNLLQKRLPVTVRLVHGSPPKGFKNLNQFLPELRLLCVFEEEHVFAMPLQKDTSSVITLPLAAPLKLQKARNEDCLKDTREYQRVLEKCTKLAAENVNKAYVLDARSVDMKTLKNVGNLLPSKNGYFLTRSLSADVANANYPFDIENRPHNSEYDEIDLIYDYVRGFAPLPKNIRSPFPESDSSHIAKGEKECVADVIAISPTDTSSSPVGTVVKPEPPPIETIPKVKIIQSGLKAEKRTRKPAIKCTSAPPPEEQQYAVDRTSFSKLYVKNGNSQSRRLLRQKSSSPLKEHPPLLKSGSPIFNIRYKSLSNLQQAMELDGTLDSSNSGGKTSADSATGTKLPEKRSRRISRPRSLTNLVWDMHNDVEPRCDRKFKPAKAESSVLRRNSTQKSTSSHKRIGTLYL